The sequence CATTTTAAACTACATTTTCAGTAAAATCTATATTTTTAAAAGGAGCAACTGACCACTTTGAGCATTCAAGTTGCTTTTTGTCACATTTTAGGATATAATAAATTAGAAATTTAGGAAAGGACATTATGAAATTGTTAAAGGATTTAAAAGAATTCTTGCTTCGTGGTAATGTTGTTGACCTTGCTGTCGGTGTAATCATTGCCTCTGCTTTTGGTGCTATCGTTACTTCATTTGTTAATGATATCATCACTCCACTTCTATTGAACCCAGCTTTGGAAGCTGCGAAAGTACAAAACATCGCTGAGCTTGCATGGAATGGTGTTACATATGGTAAATTCTTGAGTGCTATTATCAACTTTCTCGTTGTAGGTACTGTGCTTTTCTTCGTTATTAAAGCTATGGAAAAAGCGCAAAACCTTCGTAAGAAAGAGGAAGTGGTTGAGGAAGCACCTGCTGCTCCAACTGAACTCGAAGTTCTTCAAGAAATCAAAGCTCTTCTTGAGAAAAAATAAAACAGATAAAGGATCTAGCTTAAAGCTAAATCCTTTTTTCCTTACTCTTTTGGTAACTTCCCAGCCTTTTCGAGCATTTTCTTAATCAAGTAAGGCATCTTCACATTCT comes from Streptococcus oralis and encodes:
- the mscL gene encoding large conductance mechanosensitive channel protein MscL, whose protein sequence is MLKDLKEFLLRGNVVDLAVGVIIASAFGAIVTSFVNDIITPLLLNPALEAAKVQNIAELAWNGVTYGKFLSAIINFLVVGTVLFFVIKAMEKAQNLRKKEEVVEEAPAAPTELEVLQEIKALLEKK